A single genomic interval of Electrophorus electricus isolate fEleEle1 chromosome 2, fEleEle1.pri, whole genome shotgun sequence harbors:
- the LOC113588226 gene encoding synaptopodin isoform X2: MHTAAQKTTGLGRSVSLSEKELKEARTRSQIIAAQLTVPSSSSSRGVQLFNRRRQRVDAFTLVSIGGGQGEEGGHNESWNAPEPPSLSTPPRDRKHSADGRSERSKPRSGGAQDPGGFTSEEATQRDMDQAGEAVCETRHREDGVHESHFLPVRDKDEETPGELSGEAGQRGAPGGISTAAIADQSGEEGAELNKACECLRVPNGCHGNEVNGKACRPVSKQPAITNRTARPFLSPTTVGSAESTGPLITSSSTPHLPASQEPPRSQINIEPPSPASSRPVFSPPPPAPSYPTPPLPAAMSAWSSFTSHAPRPTAMSPPPGPTYYAPSTAPCPMFVPQLLSERRVVTSFRTGLLDEGRFRRVNRKSMFTFQEKPKLSPNPELLSLVQGADEMRKVRGQPESQQEEEMLALGAEASNFLAKDESGVEEALVPEWASTLKSSRTRARVEHTPEQALTDASGRGAELFARRQSRMERYVHEMAPGRRSPSPTHSLPPSWAYPSSMPGRVKAIVHSSNISAEISKTLQDQKASNKSIPAKVPVPTPAPVPDSPAMENGCSKVELELSRHQPYQLNSSLFILNPIKDPMSTLPRAAPPRKSMVTGFSFPQQTSLPSSPNPTQHAYRSAHFFSPPMTPVGMASGGAASPMSGMASPRSAVQTPKPTFSAKKAGIVPQVTDESPVVTPPSSSSTPTPWSSSLPRCPSRDEKPPCAPWSPSSQRSSLVTSPPPQTIHKPVTFSPTPRPFQSLLPSWPTATHATTTPVSPPWQTTCQSPIALQDTKASHRLLAKNIINAAKRKNSPSPGALSSHSLPMSPLSSTALSFEPKLANPGQSHSLAVRSPTFTSPPPTPTRAVRSPLRLYTTRSLTDSDASLESEDSGVRSPGLRSYNTCPRAWTGSLRVKRGGVSEDL; the protein is encoded by the exons gtctCGGAAGGAGCGTCAGCCTGTCGGAGAAGGAGCTGAAGGAAGCGCGAACTCGGAGCCAGATCATTGCCGCCCAGCTGACCGTGCcgtccagctccagctccagagGTGTCCAGCTGTTTAACCGCCGCCGGCAGAGGGTGGACGCCTTCACGCTGGTGAGCATCGGAGGGGGgcaaggagaagaaggaggcCATAACGAGTCCTGGAACGCGCCTGAGCCACCCTCTCTGAGCACGCCGCCACGGGACAGGAAGCACTCAGCCGACGGCCGGTCTGAGCGCTCGAAGCCCAGAAGTGGTGGAGCACAGGACCCAGGAGGTTTCACCAGCGAAGAAGCCACGCAACGTGACATGGACCAGGCTGgtgaggcagtgtgtgagacGAGGCATAGGGAGGACGGTGTGCATGAGAGTCATTTCCTCCCCGTGAGAGACAAGGATGAAGAGACCCCTGGGGAGCTGTCTGGGGAAGCAGGGCAGCGAGGTGCTCCTGGTGGCATCAGCACCGCTGCTATTGCTGACCAATCAGGAGAGGAAGGGGCGGAGCTTAACAAGGCATGTGAGTGCCTCCGCGTTCCTAATGGTTGTCATGGCAATGAGGTCAACGGAAAAGCATGTAGGCCAGTGTCGAAGCAGCCGGCCATCACGAACAGAACCGCGCGGCCTTTCCTCTCCCCCACCACGGTGGGCTCGGCTGAGTCCACGGGCCCTCTCATCACCTCCAGCTCCACGCCCCACCTCCCGGCCAGCCAGGAGCCTCCCCGATCACAGATAAACATCGAACCTCCTTCTCCAGCATCCTCCAGGCCGGtgttctctcctccacctcctgctccttcGTACCCAACGCCTCCCCTCCCAGCTGCCATGAGCGCATGGTCATCCTTCACCTCCCATGCTCCTCGTCCCACAGCCATGTCTCCGCCTCCAGGCCCCACCTACTATGCCCCATCTACTGCTCCATGTCCCATGTTTGTCCCTCAGCTCCTGAGTGAAAGGAGGGTGGTCACCTCCTTTCGGACGGGCCTCCTGGATGAAGGCCGGTTTCGGCGGGTGAACCGCAAGTCAATGTTCACTTTCCAGGAGAAGCCAAAGTTGTCTCCGAACCCTGAGCTCCTGTCTCTGGTTCAGGGGGCGGACGAGATGAGGAAGGTGAGGGGCCAGCCAGAGTcgcagcaggaggaggaaatGCTGGCCCTCGGAGCAGAGGCCTCCAACTTCCTGGCCAAGGATGAGAGTGGCGTGGAGGAGGCTCTGGTGCCGGAGTGGGCATCAACACTGAAGAGTTCCAGAACGCGAGCCAGAGTGGAGCACACACCCGAGCAGGCCCTGACTGATGCATCTGGAAGAGGGGCCGAACTGTTCGCTCGACGGCAGTCCAGAATGGAGAGGTACGTCCATGAAATGGCGCCTGGGCGGCGTTCTCCATCCCCGACccactctctgcctccctcctggGCCTATCCATCCAGCATGCCTGGCCGAGTCAAGGCCATCGTGCACTCCTCCAACATCAGCGCTGAGATTTCAAAGACCCTTCAAGACCAGAAGGCCAGCAATAAGAGCATCCCGGCAAAGGTGCCAGTGCCAACGCCCGCGCCGGTTCCGGATAGCCCTGCCATGGAGAACGGCTGCAGCAAGGTGGAGCTGGAGCTCTCCCGGCACCAGCCGTACCAGCTGAACTCCTCCCTGTTTATCCTCAACCCCATCAAGGATCCTATGAGCACCCTCCCCAGAGCAGCACCCCCACGCAAGTCCATGGTGACAGGATTCTCTTTCCCCCAGCAGACCTCTCTCCCGTCTAGCCCCAACCCTACCCAGCATGCCTACAGGTCGGCCcacttcttctctcctcccatGACGCCTGTGGGGATGGCAAGCGGCGGTGCAGCCTCCCCCATGTCAGGCATGGCTTCACCTCGGTCAGCCGTACAGACACCCAAACCCACCTTCTCTGCCAAGAAAGCTGGGATCGTCCCACAG GTTACGGATGAGTCTCCAGTTGTTACCCCACCCAGCAGCTCCAGCACCCCAACTCCCTGGAGCTCCAGCCTACCTCGCTGCCCCAGCAGAGATGAGAAGCCTCCCTGTGCCCCATGGTCCCCCAGCAGCCAGCGCAGCTCTCTGGTCActtccccacccccccaaaccaTCCATAAGCCAGTCACCTTCTCCCCAACTCCAAGACCTTTCCAGAGCCTTTTGCCTTCCTGGCCAACCGCTACCCATGCCACAACCACACCTGTGTCTCCACCTTGGCAAACCACGTGCCAATCCCCCATCGCCCTCCAAGACACCAAGGCCAGCCATCGTCTCCTGGCCAAAAACATCATCAATGCGGCCAAGAGGAAGAACAGCCCATCACCCGGGGCTCTGAGCAGCCACAGCCTCCCCATGTCTCCGCTGAGCAGCACGGCACTGTCCTTCGAGCCCAAACTCGCCAACCCCGGCCAGTCGCACTCGCTCGCGGTCCGGTCCCCCACGTTCACCAGCCCCCCGCCCACCCCAACACGTGCGGTGCGCTCCCCTCTGCGCCTCTACACCACCCGCTCCCTCACAGACTCCGACGCCTCGCTGGAGTCGGAGGACTCAGGAGTTCGCTCGCCCGGGCTGCGCAGCTACAACACCTGCCCACGTGCCTGGACCGGGAGCCTACGAGTGAAAAGGGGTGGGGTTTCTGAAGACCTGTAG
- the LOC113588226 gene encoding synaptopodin isoform X1: protein MDRAHVPIRRGASWTGPSAMTLATGCSTSMEKAQEEGSGSNDRSSLHTWEKETHSWIKAKPALVSGTAHAARKTSLGRSVSLSEKELKEARTRSQIIAAQLTVPSSSSSRGVQLFNRRRQRVDAFTLVSIGGGQGEEGGHNESWNAPEPPSLSTPPRDRKHSADGRSERSKPRSGGAQDPGGFTSEEATQRDMDQAGEAVCETRHREDGVHESHFLPVRDKDEETPGELSGEAGQRGAPGGISTAAIADQSGEEGAELNKACECLRVPNGCHGNEVNGKACRPVSKQPAITNRTARPFLSPTTVGSAESTGPLITSSSTPHLPASQEPPRSQINIEPPSPASSRPVFSPPPPAPSYPTPPLPAAMSAWSSFTSHAPRPTAMSPPPGPTYYAPSTAPCPMFVPQLLSERRVVTSFRTGLLDEGRFRRVNRKSMFTFQEKPKLSPNPELLSLVQGADEMRKVRGQPESQQEEEMLALGAEASNFLAKDESGVEEALVPEWASTLKSSRTRARVEHTPEQALTDASGRGAELFARRQSRMERYVHEMAPGRRSPSPTHSLPPSWAYPSSMPGRVKAIVHSSNISAEISKTLQDQKASNKSIPAKVPVPTPAPVPDSPAMENGCSKVELELSRHQPYQLNSSLFILNPIKDPMSTLPRAAPPRKSMVTGFSFPQQTSLPSSPNPTQHAYRSAHFFSPPMTPVGMASGGAASPMSGMASPRSAVQTPKPTFSAKKAGIVPQVTDESPVVTPPSSSSTPTPWSSSLPRCPSRDEKPPCAPWSPSSQRSSLVTSPPPQTIHKPVTFSPTPRPFQSLLPSWPTATHATTTPVSPPWQTTCQSPIALQDTKASHRLLAKNIINAAKRKNSPSPGALSSHSLPMSPLSSTALSFEPKLANPGQSHSLAVRSPTFTSPPPTPTRAVRSPLRLYTTRSLTDSDASLESEDSGVRSPGLRSYNTCPRAWTGSLRVKRGGVSEDL from the exons ATGGACAGGGCGCACGTCCCCATCAGGAGAGGGGCCAGCTGGACTGGCCCCTCTGCCATGACCCTTGCAACGGGCTGCAGCACCAGCATGGAGAAAGCCCAGGAGGAGGGCAGTGGGAGCAATGACCGGAGCAGTCTCCACACCTGGGAGAAGGAGACACACAGCTGGATCAAAGCGAAGCCCGCCCTGGTCTCCGGCACCGCCCACGCTGCACgaaaaacaa gtctCGGAAGGAGCGTCAGCCTGTCGGAGAAGGAGCTGAAGGAAGCGCGAACTCGGAGCCAGATCATTGCCGCCCAGCTGACCGTGCcgtccagctccagctccagagGTGTCCAGCTGTTTAACCGCCGCCGGCAGAGGGTGGACGCCTTCACGCTGGTGAGCATCGGAGGGGGgcaaggagaagaaggaggcCATAACGAGTCCTGGAACGCGCCTGAGCCACCCTCTCTGAGCACGCCGCCACGGGACAGGAAGCACTCAGCCGACGGCCGGTCTGAGCGCTCGAAGCCCAGAAGTGGTGGAGCACAGGACCCAGGAGGTTTCACCAGCGAAGAAGCCACGCAACGTGACATGGACCAGGCTGgtgaggcagtgtgtgagacGAGGCATAGGGAGGACGGTGTGCATGAGAGTCATTTCCTCCCCGTGAGAGACAAGGATGAAGAGACCCCTGGGGAGCTGTCTGGGGAAGCAGGGCAGCGAGGTGCTCCTGGTGGCATCAGCACCGCTGCTATTGCTGACCAATCAGGAGAGGAAGGGGCGGAGCTTAACAAGGCATGTGAGTGCCTCCGCGTTCCTAATGGTTGTCATGGCAATGAGGTCAACGGAAAAGCATGTAGGCCAGTGTCGAAGCAGCCGGCCATCACGAACAGAACCGCGCGGCCTTTCCTCTCCCCCACCACGGTGGGCTCGGCTGAGTCCACGGGCCCTCTCATCACCTCCAGCTCCACGCCCCACCTCCCGGCCAGCCAGGAGCCTCCCCGATCACAGATAAACATCGAACCTCCTTCTCCAGCATCCTCCAGGCCGGtgttctctcctccacctcctgctccttcGTACCCAACGCCTCCCCTCCCAGCTGCCATGAGCGCATGGTCATCCTTCACCTCCCATGCTCCTCGTCCCACAGCCATGTCTCCGCCTCCAGGCCCCACCTACTATGCCCCATCTACTGCTCCATGTCCCATGTTTGTCCCTCAGCTCCTGAGTGAAAGGAGGGTGGTCACCTCCTTTCGGACGGGCCTCCTGGATGAAGGCCGGTTTCGGCGGGTGAACCGCAAGTCAATGTTCACTTTCCAGGAGAAGCCAAAGTTGTCTCCGAACCCTGAGCTCCTGTCTCTGGTTCAGGGGGCGGACGAGATGAGGAAGGTGAGGGGCCAGCCAGAGTcgcagcaggaggaggaaatGCTGGCCCTCGGAGCAGAGGCCTCCAACTTCCTGGCCAAGGATGAGAGTGGCGTGGAGGAGGCTCTGGTGCCGGAGTGGGCATCAACACTGAAGAGTTCCAGAACGCGAGCCAGAGTGGAGCACACACCCGAGCAGGCCCTGACTGATGCATCTGGAAGAGGGGCCGAACTGTTCGCTCGACGGCAGTCCAGAATGGAGAGGTACGTCCATGAAATGGCGCCTGGGCGGCGTTCTCCATCCCCGACccactctctgcctccctcctggGCCTATCCATCCAGCATGCCTGGCCGAGTCAAGGCCATCGTGCACTCCTCCAACATCAGCGCTGAGATTTCAAAGACCCTTCAAGACCAGAAGGCCAGCAATAAGAGCATCCCGGCAAAGGTGCCAGTGCCAACGCCCGCGCCGGTTCCGGATAGCCCTGCCATGGAGAACGGCTGCAGCAAGGTGGAGCTGGAGCTCTCCCGGCACCAGCCGTACCAGCTGAACTCCTCCCTGTTTATCCTCAACCCCATCAAGGATCCTATGAGCACCCTCCCCAGAGCAGCACCCCCACGCAAGTCCATGGTGACAGGATTCTCTTTCCCCCAGCAGACCTCTCTCCCGTCTAGCCCCAACCCTACCCAGCATGCCTACAGGTCGGCCcacttcttctctcctcccatGACGCCTGTGGGGATGGCAAGCGGCGGTGCAGCCTCCCCCATGTCAGGCATGGCTTCACCTCGGTCAGCCGTACAGACACCCAAACCCACCTTCTCTGCCAAGAAAGCTGGGATCGTCCCACAG GTTACGGATGAGTCTCCAGTTGTTACCCCACCCAGCAGCTCCAGCACCCCAACTCCCTGGAGCTCCAGCCTACCTCGCTGCCCCAGCAGAGATGAGAAGCCTCCCTGTGCCCCATGGTCCCCCAGCAGCCAGCGCAGCTCTCTGGTCActtccccacccccccaaaccaTCCATAAGCCAGTCACCTTCTCCCCAACTCCAAGACCTTTCCAGAGCCTTTTGCCTTCCTGGCCAACCGCTACCCATGCCACAACCACACCTGTGTCTCCACCTTGGCAAACCACGTGCCAATCCCCCATCGCCCTCCAAGACACCAAGGCCAGCCATCGTCTCCTGGCCAAAAACATCATCAATGCGGCCAAGAGGAAGAACAGCCCATCACCCGGGGCTCTGAGCAGCCACAGCCTCCCCATGTCTCCGCTGAGCAGCACGGCACTGTCCTTCGAGCCCAAACTCGCCAACCCCGGCCAGTCGCACTCGCTCGCGGTCCGGTCCCCCACGTTCACCAGCCCCCCGCCCACCCCAACACGTGCGGTGCGCTCCCCTCTGCGCCTCTACACCACCCGCTCCCTCACAGACTCCGACGCCTCGCTGGAGTCGGAGGACTCAGGAGTTCGCTCGCCCGGGCTGCGCAGCTACAACACCTGCCCACGTGCCTGGACCGGGAGCCTACGAGTGAAAAGGGGTGGGGTTTCTGAAGACCTGTAG